A single window of Zea mays cultivar B73 chromosome 10, Zm-B73-REFERENCE-NAM-5.0, whole genome shotgun sequence DNA harbors:
- the LOC100502402 gene encoding Transcription factor bHLH112: MADHQMIHPPAAATTGSKTHGHAGDWWTTTVSCSPDQLPDGFGGAGWSSAAATTAAEGNRSRSGNAAASSESPGSIHSLPTAGSSITFQESAVGAAVGDQGVVAMPPHPVASGHAGSSWNQPSYYFDQQAHHLSLRSPSSNNTSTMVPDSHHDDPNHQFLSNLGLELLSSSPTSSSGGFRTSSSLLRSLTEPSAVATGFQQYQQQAVNQAPPESIRDDALQFVNSTPFWSASAVFASAAEGATSRLPASAAGPPSAQSMPANFAVKSALLEGARGDSSSITANKTSTDPTPRLKKSRTGTPSPLPATFKVRKEKLGDRITALQQLVSPFGKTDTASVLHETIEYIKFLHDQVGSLSVPYLKKNRQQEVPPHKVLWDGGGEAAGANGELTGRGLCLVPISSTFAVASETTTTPPLDFWTPFGGPAFR, encoded by the exons ATGGCAGATCACCAGATGATCCACCCACCAGCTGCTGCCACCACGGGCAGCAAGACTCACGGACATGCCGGCGATTGGTGGACCACGACGGTGTCGTGCTCGCCGGACCAGCTACCTGATGGATTCGGCGGCGCCGGCTGGTCGTCTGCTGCAGCTACTACTGCAGCTGAAGGCAACAGGTCCAGGTCCGGCAACGCGGCAGCCTCCTCGGAGTCTCCCGGCTCCATCCACTCGCTCCCCACCGCCGGCAGCTCCATAACCTTCCAGGAGTCTGCAGTCGGCGCCGCCGTCGGCGATCAAGGCGTGGTCGCCATGCCGCCGCACCCAGTGGCGTCTGGTCACGCCGGCAGCAGCTGGAACCAGCCTTCTTACTACTT CGACCAGCAGGCTCATCACCTCAGTCTGAGGAGCCCCTCATCGAATAACACCAGCACGATGGTACCGGACTCCCACCACGACGATCCAAACCACCAGTTCCTGTCCAACCTTGGGCTGGAGCTGCTCTCGTCGTCGCCGACTTCGTCCTCCGGCGGGTTCCGGACCTCCTCCTCACTGCTCAGAAGCCTCACGGAGCCATCGGCAGTTGCCACGGGCTTCCAGCAGTACCAGCAGCAGGCGGTGAACCAAGCGCCGCCTGAAAGCATCAGGGACGACGCTCTGCAGTTCGTTAATAGCACGCCGTTTTGGAGCGCCTCTGCCGTGTTTGCTTCCGCGGCGGAGGGGGCTACAAGCCGCTTACCAGCGAGTGCCGCCGGACCACCGTCCGCGCAGTCTATGCCGGCGAATTTTGCAGTCAAG AGCGCATTATTAGAAGGTGCCCGCGGAGACTCCAGCAGCATCACTGCGAATAAGACGAGCACCGATCCAACGCCGCGGCTAAAAAAATCGAGGACAGGGACACCGTCACCATTGCCTGCTACCTTCAAG GTGAGGAAAGAGAAGCTTGGTGACAGAATCACAGCGCTTCAGCAACTAGTCTCCCCTTTTGGAAAG ACGGATACGGCATCGGTGCTCCACGAGACCATCGAGTACATCAAATTCCTGCACGACCAAGTTGGT TCACTCAGTGTTCCTTACCTAAAGAAGAATAGGCAGCAAGAAGTGCCCCCTCACAAGGTATTGTGGGACGGAGGTGGTGAGGCAGCGGGAGCAAATGGAGAACTCACTGGCCGAGGGCTGTGCCTGGTTCCGATATCGAGCACCTTTGCGGTGGCCAgcgagacgacgacgacgccgccgctCGACTTCTGGACACCGTTTGGAGGCCCTGCCTTCCGGTAG